From Manihot esculenta cultivar AM560-2 chromosome 18, M.esculenta_v8, whole genome shotgun sequence:
CATGGAGCTTCAAGTCCAAGGAACCTTATTGGCACCGATAAACCCTAGCAGTTATGCCAAGGACAGCTGGATTACTTTTGCATACATTGATCAATTCAAATTATCCGGTGGTGGAACCTTCGACGGACAAGGGCAAGTGGCTTGGAAGCAAAATAACTGCGGTCGAAATCCAAAATGCAAGAGACTTCCAGTTGTAAGTTTAATTGAATCGTATATTGTGCATGTATCATACTGCTTTGTAAGATGATTAATAACGTTTCCTTTATGTGCTTCTTGTCCCTTTAAAAACACGCCAGAGCTTGCGGTTTGACTTCATCACCAACAGCGTAGTTCAGGACGTAACATCGCTCGATAGTAAGAATTTCCATGTCAATCTTCTAGGTGGCAAAAACCTTACTTTCGATCGCTTCACGATCACTGCACCAGGAGATAGCGTCAATACAGATGGAATTCACATCGGGCATTCAAACGGGATCaacattattaattcaaatattgcCACCGGCGATGACTGCATCTCCATTGGTGGTGCCAGCGAACAAATAAGGATCACAAACGTACGATGTGGACATGGACATGGCATTAGCGTGGGAAGTTTAGGGAAGACCACTGATGAATTTGTCTCTGGAATTTTCGTAAGGAACTGCACCTTCTATGACACCGACAATGGAGTGAGAATTAAGACATGGCCGGCATTACATGGTGGCATGGCCTCTGATATGCATTTCGAGGATATTATGATGAAAAATGTCCGCAACCCTatcattatagatcaaatgtacTGCCCATGGAATCAGTGCAATCCAAAGGTAACgcgaaaagaaatgaaaatgaaagagtCTCTTAATGCATTGTCCGTGGACAAATCTGCCCGCAACATGAAATTTCTGTAACCCTTTGCCGTTTCTGATGTTTGTTTCAGCTTCCGTCAAAAGTTAAGATCTCCAACGTCACCTTCAAGAATATTAGGGGCTCTTCAGCGACCGCAGTAGCTGTTCGACTTAATTGCAGCAGCAGTTTTCCATGCCAGAAGGTCGAGCTCGCTGACATTAACTTGACGTACGGAGGAAAGGAAGGCCCTGTAAAATCCTTGTGTGCAAATGTTAAACCCACACTTAAGGGAAAATTGACTCCAACCATTTGCTAGTATTGTCAACGCTCAAACCTCGCAGCTCCTAGCCGCGATACATGGATTATCGAGGAGATGAGCATATTTCAAGTTGTAAGTTTTACCAAATAAAACGAGACACTTCAAAGTTTCCTTTTATATAGGTTACTGCGTGGGTAGACGGCCAAGATACTCGCATGTTGCTctttgtcttttttgttttttccatTTTCTATTCAATCTGCTCGCTCACTCGTCGGGTTTCGCCTCGTCGTGCGGTGATTAAACTGACAACAGAAAACATGAGATTACAGTCGAAGGCAGTTTGGCCAAGTTTCGACCCTAGAAAAAATTATTCTGTCCGAATTTTCAGGCTTTTTATAGATTTTTCGTACAGTTTTGAACGTTATTTTCATCACGATAGAGTAATCGTATTAAAATTTCCACTCAAAGGCACACATTGTCCATGAGAAGAAAAGATATGCGTATTCTTTGGTGCTGAACTCAATTTGATGCTAGATTTACACAATCCACTCCCTAAAGAATTTGTTGAGTTTCGTTGCACAGTGCGGTGATGAAATcgacaaaagaaaatttaacacTACAGCATATCATGAACTCCTTCAGCGTAATCCAATGTAATGGATGCGATGCAACGCAACATTTTCGGCTCAAATGAGAAAAGAAACTGGGCCGCGGGAAACAAAATGCGGTTTTTTTAGAAAGGTTTGCGAAATAAGAGACTCATGAAATTAGGGCTGCTCATTTAAAACTTATTATCGGGAACCTAAGAAACTCgtttaataaaaacttattcATTTGATGGGTCGAGGTGCTGTGAGAATTTCAACACATAATAGGTCCACGTGATGCTGCACAAGGGTCGCCCAAAGAAAGGCATGAGTTGTCAACACATAATAGGTCCACGTGGCAAGATCTGATGAGTGGGTAGCGCGGCCCCACTCTAggaaaggaaggcccgcacACCTCAACACCCTGTTTATTAGCATAACTGGCCCTCCCCTGGATAAGATGAGTCTCGGCACAAAGTTATCATTATCAGGCACAGTCCCGCGTATACCCATTATGGCTATAGTCGCGGGATCACCGACCTATTAGCCGGCGATATCCCTGATCAAGCAAACGATCACATCATCattggattatcagaaaatgctatatttatctctgtCTTCTTACAGTATTAAAGGAGAACGACCAGAGAGGCAAAGGTACGATGTTCTTTTATACTGTTCAAGTTATGAGCAATTCCTTTCTCTCGCTTTTCTCTTCAGGCTTATTgagttgagcgtcggagtggctgccgtgggcaCCCATCACCTCACGTTCTCATTCTTGCAGGTTTAACCAATAACAGCACAGCTCTATTTTCCGACTGCATCACCAAGCTAGCCCGGGTGCTCGTTGGTCAATAAGCTCaaagttttggaataaaaaatgcACAAGCT
This genomic window contains:
- the LOC122722442 gene encoding polygalacturonase-like, encoding MTTLETYFSLTSLLLLFVFAGRVQSAVFDVKNYGGKADGKSDISKALLGAWKEACSAKGSNIVVVPKGTYSIGLTDLNGPCKGAMELQVQGTLLAPINPSSYAKDSWITFAYIDQFKLSGGGTFDGQGQVAWKQNNCGRNPKCKRLPVYVLLVPLKTRQSLRFDFITNSVVQDVTSLDSKNFHVNLLGGKNLTFDRFTITAPGDSVNTDGIHIGHSNGINIINSNIATGDDCISIGGASEQIRITNVRCGHGHGISVGSLGKTTDEFVSGIFVRNCTFYDTDNGVRIKTWPALHGGMASDMHFEDIMMKNVRNPIIIDQMYCPWNQCNPKVTRKEMKMKESLNALSVDKSARNMKFL